The Niastella koreensis GR20-10 genome includes a window with the following:
- a CDS encoding M1 family metallopeptidase: MLIKRSLVILALIGSVQVNAQETLSMPRNLPAAYEKGTRTNSGEPGSKYWQNTGTYNLDINFNPETRLLTGKVDIDYVNNSPNTLQQIVFKLYPNIYKKGSMRMMSVRAHDITDGVRISSFQVNSAAIDSNRLRIDGTNMMVPVPSLAPGGTMHFSIQYAYTLNKTSHIRTGEIEPGADFIAYFFPRIAVYDDIDGWNMEPYLGPQEFYNDFGNFNATIKVPGNYVVWATGDLANCNEVLNETYCQRLRTAEQQDAVVNIIDSADLKQKSVTRPNAFNSWKFSAANVTDFAFCVSDHYLWKAASVEVDPATKRRTRVDAVFNPAHKDYYEVVDFNRKTVWAMSHVFPRWPFPYSHETIFDGLDQMEYPMMVNDNPLESRAETIELVDHEVFHTMFPFYMGINETKYAWMDEGWATIGEWIISSIIDTSLKDDYGVHGYERVAGSETDAPISSLSTQMTGTNYFVNSYPKPGLGYLYVKDMLGDTLFTKALHYYIQQWQGKHPMPFDFFNCMNTGSGKNLNWFWRRWFIDGGVPDLSLKVKNQAGYKITVDCKGNKPVPVDVTLTYEDGSTEKIHRSIAVWEKSGTISFSIPEKKVLKSVLLGSTYVPDVNRKDNIWNNK, encoded by the coding sequence ATGTTGATTAAACGGTCACTGGTAATACTGGCATTGATTGGCAGCGTACAGGTAAATGCCCAGGAAACATTGAGCATGCCCCGTAATTTGCCGGCCGCATATGAAAAAGGCACCCGTACCAACAGCGGGGAACCGGGCAGCAAATACTGGCAGAATACCGGGACCTATAACCTCGATATCAACTTTAATCCCGAAACCCGGCTGCTGACCGGCAAGGTTGACATTGATTACGTAAATAATAGTCCAAACACATTACAGCAGATCGTTTTCAAGCTGTATCCCAATATTTACAAAAAGGGAAGCATGCGCATGATGTCGGTAAGAGCACACGATATTACCGATGGCGTACGTATTTCCTCCTTTCAGGTTAACAGTGCTGCCATCGACAGCAACCGCTTACGGATAGATGGCACCAATATGATGGTGCCGGTTCCTTCGCTGGCGCCCGGTGGTACCATGCACTTCAGTATTCAATACGCGTATACGCTCAATAAAACATCTCACATCCGTACCGGCGAAATAGAACCCGGGGCAGATTTTATAGCGTACTTTTTCCCCCGTATTGCAGTATACGACGACATAGATGGCTGGAATATGGAGCCATACCTGGGCCCGCAGGAGTTTTACAATGATTTCGGCAATTTCAATGCGACCATTAAAGTGCCCGGAAATTATGTAGTGTGGGCCACCGGCGACCTGGCCAATTGTAATGAAGTGCTGAATGAAACATATTGTCAACGGTTGCGCACAGCTGAACAGCAGGATGCTGTTGTTAACATCATCGATTCTGCCGATCTGAAACAAAAGAGCGTTACGCGGCCAAATGCATTTAATTCCTGGAAGTTTTCGGCCGCCAATGTTACCGATTTTGCCTTTTGTGTGAGCGATCATTACCTGTGGAAAGCTGCAAGTGTGGAAGTGGATCCTGCTACAAAAAGAAGAACGCGTGTGGATGCAGTGTTTAATCCGGCGCACAAGGATTATTATGAAGTAGTTGATTTCAATAGAAAAACCGTTTGGGCCATGAGCCACGTATTCCCCCGCTGGCCTTTTCCCTACTCGCACGAAACTATTTTCGACGGGCTCGATCAAATGGAATATCCAATGATGGTAAACGACAATCCGCTGGAAAGCCGTGCGGAAACCATCGAGCTGGTTGACCATGAAGTGTTTCATACCATGTTTCCATTTTACATGGGGATAAATGAAACAAAATACGCCTGGATGGATGAAGGTTGGGCCACTATTGGCGAATGGATCATTTCTTCGATCATTGATACCAGTTTAAAGGACGATTATGGCGTTCACGGCTATGAAAGAGTGGCAGGTTCAGAAACTGATGCGCCTATCAGCAGCTTATCAACACAAATGACTGGCACTAACTATTTTGTAAATTCTTATCCCAAGCCTGGTCTCGGTTATTTGTACGTGAAAGATATGTTGGGTGACACCTTGTTTACTAAAGCATTACACTATTATATACAACAATGGCAGGGAAAACACCCCATGCCCTTTGATTTTTTCAACTGCATGAACACGGGGTCGGGTAAAAACCTGAACTGGTTCTGGAGAAGGTGGTTTATCGATGGAGGTGTACCTGATCTGTCATTAAAGGTAAAAAATCAGGCGGGATACAAAATTACCGTTGATTGTAAAGGAAATAAACCTGTGCCGGTAGATGTCACCCTGACATATGAAGATGGTTCTACAGAAAAAATCCACCGGTCGATCGCTGTGTGGGAAAAATCGGGCACAATTTCATTTTCGATTCCTGAGAAAAAGGTGCTAAAATCTGTTTTGCTGGGAAGTACGTACGTTCCGGATGTTAACAGGAAAGACAATATATGGAATAACAAGTAA